The sequence CACTTCATCTTTTAGAATCTGGTGTCAATCTTATATACATCCGTGATTTGTTGGGGCATGTCAGTGTGACTACAACAGAGATCTACTTAAAGTTCGATACGGAGCTTAAAAGAAAGGCTTTGGAAGCTGCCTATCCTCAGGTAGTGAGTAAGGATGCTCCCGCATGGGAGGAAAACACGGATATTCTTCAGTGGTTACAGGATCTTTGCCGCTAAATCTAGTGATTATTATGGAAAGATTTTTGGGATTTACTTTCACAATAACCGGGGTTTATCTGAGAATCTTTCCATAACTTACTTCTTTCGATAATTTCCAACTCCCGGTGGACCCAAAAACAAAAGGTTGGTTCCATCCCTGTAAAACGACCGGGCTAGTAAATCACGTATCCTTCGCTCATCTACAGTGGGTTGAGCGTTAAAGTCGAATTCACTTAGTGTCTTTACATAGCTAAACCCAGCTTTCTTCACTCTACGGTTCCAGGATGATTCTTTTTTGGAGCTCTCTTCGTAGGATAGCAGGCTGCCTAAGAAGTCAGCATATGATATACTATTTACAGATGCATCCTCTAAGATGGTATCCAATTGATGAGCAATGCTCTTCCATCCTAGTTGTAGGCATCGCTCTTGTAATTGATCAAGACACTGCATAAGGGAAACCCTCCTCTCGGAATCTTTCATAGTATTCTAGAGAGCGAGTTTCTACAGTCGGAGCTTTTTGAACGTGAGGGGAGGTCGCCAAACCTAGGTCCCCTTGTTCAGGAGCTCCTTTTACTTTAGGGATGTGTTCCGGTCTGTAAATGACTTTTTTGTTCGGGTCCTCGTTTAGGGTATATTCCGTCAACTTCCTTTCATGATCCCATACCTCAAACCAATCAGGTTGAATCCATTTGATTCGTACTTCTTTAAGGGAGGCATCATAAGGGATACTGTACTTCTTGTTATTTACTGTAATATAACCGTTATAGACGACTCGTTTTTCCCATTTTGCCACCGCATAAGGGGCGATGTTCAGTATGGGTAGTAAGGATTTCTGTTCATCGAGAAAGCGGGTATCCGGAGCTACACCCGTTGTGCTGTTCGGTTTTGCATTGGCTACCTGTTGCAACCACTGAAGAGCATCTCGATTCCAAGCCTCCAGATTGGGTTCATGTTTCCGTTGCAAGAAGTTACTGCGGACATACTTAACAGCATTCTCTACCTTGCCTTTCGTTCTGGGTTTTCCCGGCTGACAGAGATCCACTTGAAACCCATAATACTGGGCAAAATCCGTAAATACAGATGTGAGGATTACCTGTTTTTGTAACCTTTTCTGAACCACGGTTTTCATATTGTCGAAAAGAACTCGTTTGGGAACTCCTCCAAAGTACTCGAAGGCTTGTCTCATGCAGCGCAGAAATGTATCCATTTTCATATTGACCACAAAATGAAGATACTTCTTTCGAGAATAGCCTAGTGTCATAAGAAAACCATAGACTCGTTTCTTCTTTCCATTAAAAAGGCGAATCCCACAATCCATCCAGTCTACTTGAGCCTGTTCACCCGGTTCCGTTTCATAACGGGGGATAGCTTGTTTTTGCGGAGCTTTTCGAAAAGGCTGCACATAATCCTTTAATAGGGTCTTCCCACCTGTATAACCACGAGCCTTAATCTCCTCCAAGAGTACTTCACAGTTCGTCGTTCCTTCTTGAATCCGCATTTGTATGTATTCTTTGTACGGATCGAGTTTACTGCCTCTTTTAGGGCGGGTTTGTTTTTCCGGTACCTTTTCACAATACTTTTTGGCTGTTGGCCAGCTGATGTTTAATTCTTCAGCAATAGCCGTAATAGTCCAGCCTTTCTTTCGATAATCTTGCACCAACCAGAATACCTCCTTCTTTTCTTCGAAGGTCATGCTGCTCCTCTCCTTTTTCTGTAAAACTAGTACACTACTAATCTACAAAAAAAGAAGAATTTCGACCATAACCTCAAATTTCATGTCGGCGATATTCTAAATTTTAAACTCGGCCGCACCATTTTTAAATTTCAACTTTGTAGATATCTCCCATTCGTAAATAAAATCGAACTCCCTGCATGACAATGCACCATTCTATGTCCATCTCTAGTTGGCATGGAATGCTATGTTTACCAATCGAAAGCCCGAACCATTCTCCGCCACGAAGAGGGTATAGGTGACCTTGATGGTGGATGATCCACCGGTTAGCCTGCGAATCGTAGCTCATCTTTCCCCAGCGCCCCATTAGGACAACTCTCCCTGAATGACCCGCTTGACCATATGGTCGTCAATAATTCGATGACCATTCTGTGCACCATACATGAGACAATGGGTACACACTTTATTGATGAGTCTTGCCGAACCACTGGAAAACTGGTAAATGTCATGAATCGCTGCCTCTGAAAAAATATCATGGGTGGCGCCGGCGTAGGCTAAATGCCGTTTCATATAGGCTTCAACTTCAGCACGGTCGTAATGAGTGAGCTTGCATTGGACATCAATCCGTTGACGGATCGCGGCATACGCTTGCAATTGAAGACGATCCCATAACTCACTCTGACCCACCAGAATAAGGGCCATCGGACTCTGAGCATCCATCTTCACGTTAAGTAGAAAGCGGACTTCTTCTAGCATTTCTCGGTCGAGAAGGTGGGCCTCATCGACCACGACAACGGGATGTAGCCTATGTATTCCTTGCATCAACTCAATTTCTCGATGAAGTTGACGTTTGGCATCTCCGCGATAAAATTTGGCCTCACAACCAAGTTGTTCTAGTAACCCTTTGTAAAAATGACGAGGGGTCAGCTTGGAGTCGGATAGGTACAATACCCTTAACCTGGAGGTATCTAGGGTTTGGGCGTAACGACGAATGGTGGTTGTTTTTCCCGTTCCACATTCGCCTGTGATCACGGCAAACCATTTTCGTTCCGCTGCATACTCCAACCGGCCTAGCGTTTCTTCCAATACCATCGATTCGTAGAGTTCTCCGGTCGGGATATCTCGAGAAAACGGCGTTCGGCTTAACCCATAAAACGACTCATACATGACCGTTTTCCTCCTTCCGTACGGAACGGTAAGAGATCACCGGCTTTTGTTGTTCCTGACGTTGTCTCTTTTTCTCGGTAGCGGCCGCCAATAATCTGGAGGAATCCGCCGGTTGCCATTGGAGGTGGTCCGGTAAAGGAGGGCGTTTTCCTGCTCGTTCCCCAATCACCAGTTCACGAACTCTCCAAGGGGTGTGACCCTCATATTCAATGGTCAGCTCGGTGATGTCGTTCGGATCATAAACCACATCTACGGTGTAGCCCATAAAAGGGAGACCCACTTCATACTTTTTCCCCATGAAGTTGATGCATCCAGACTTGTCTACCTTGCGTGGTTCACTATGTAGAAAGGCATCCGCTAGGATTTCCGGATCGACAAAACGTAAGGCTTTTTTGTCGCTGCGAAAGGCGGTTTCAGGACTCATTTTCTGTTCTAGTGCAGAATGAGACTTGGTTTGGTAACACTCACTAAGCCAGATTTGGAACAACTCATTGAGCCGATCGAGAGTCTTGGGTTTCTCCAAGGCAGCTTCACTTAGAAAGGAATCTACCACTCGATTGAATCGTTCAACCTTACCCGTGGCCTCAGGCGAGTACGGCTTGGCAAAAAGCAATCGTATCCCTAGTTTGGAGCAGGTCCTTGTCATCCACTTGGTTCGGTATTGCTTACCATTGTCGAAGTACACGGATTCGGGCACGCCGTATTTCTGAATAGCCGCACGAAAGCAATCCTCGACAATGGTTTGATCCATGACAGGATAGAACGCCCCATGTAACACGAGTCGTGTGGCATCATCCACAAACGTAACAAGAAAGACTTGCTTCATGGAGCCATCGGGACCAATAGGGAGGTAAGGGCCATATTTGAGGTCTGAATGCCACAACTGATTGCGGTGCCTCCGCTGAAATCGTCTAGCCGCTACACCGGAGTCCGCATACATCCTCATGTGTCGGCTACTGTATCCCCGTTCTGTTAACTTTTCTTGTAAGGTGCTGCGTTTGATCTCACCAGGTTCTGCCTTACCTTCCCACTCCAAGATTTGAATGATCTGTGCCACGCTTCGGCTTGGTACCTCTCGCCTTAACAGAATGGCCTGTTCCAAGAGATCCG is a genomic window of Ammoniphilus sp. CFH 90114 containing:
- a CDS encoding ExeA family protein, with product MYESFYGLSRTPFSRDIPTGELYESMVLEETLGRLEYAAERKWFAVITGECGTGKTTTIRRYAQTLDTSRLRVLYLSDSKLTPRHFYKGLLEQLGCEAKFYRGDAKRQLHREIELMQGIHRLHPVVVVDEAHLLDREMLEEVRFLLNVKMDAQSPMALILVGQSELWDRLQLQAYAAIRQRIDVQCKLTHYDRAEVEAYMKRHLAYAGATHDIFSEAAIHDIYQFSSGSARLINKVCTHCLMYGAQNGHRIIDDHMVKRVIQGELS
- a CDS encoding DUF5348 domain-containing protein, which encodes MGRWGKMSYDSQANRWIIHHQGHLYPLRGGEWFGLSIGKHSIPCQLEMDIEWCIVMQGVRFYLRMGDIYKVEI
- a CDS encoding DDE-type integrase/transposase/recombinase, which produces MKDQKKAEEIAVQRVQWLSPLLAEGLDAAQFSKLKKRICEEQGISDRTLRRYLAQYQKEGFGGLKPKGKGRVASMTIAPDLLEQAILLRREVPSRSVAQIIQILEWEGKAEPGEIKRSTLQEKLTERGYSSRHMRMYADSGVAARRFQRRHRNQLWHSDLKYGPYLPIGPDGSMKQVFLVTFVDDATRLVLHGAFYPVMDQTIVEDCFRAAIQKYGVPESVYFDNGKQYRTKWMTRTCSKLGIRLLFAKPYSPEATGKVERFNRVVDSFLSEAALEKPKTLDRLNELFQIWLSECYQTKSHSALEQKMSPETAFRSDKKALRFVDPEILADAFLHSEPRKVDKSGCINFMGKKYEVGLPFMGYTVDVVYDPNDITELTIEYEGHTPWRVRELVIGERAGKRPPLPDHLQWQPADSSRLLAAATEKKRQRQEQQKPVISYRSVRKEENGHV
- the istA gene encoding IS21 family transposase — its product is MTFEEKKEVFWLVQDYRKKGWTITAIAEELNISWPTAKKYCEKVPEKQTRPKRGSKLDPYKEYIQMRIQEGTTNCEVLLEEIKARGYTGGKTLLKDYVQPFRKAPQKQAIPRYETEPGEQAQVDWMDCGIRLFNGKKKRVYGFLMTLGYSRKKYLHFVVNMKMDTFLRCMRQAFEYFGGVPKRVLFDNMKTVVQKRLQKQVILTSVFTDFAQYYGFQVDLCQPGKPRTKGKVENAVKYVRSNFLQRKHEPNLEAWNRDALQWLQQVANAKPNSTTGVAPDTRFLDEQKSLLPILNIAPYAVAKWEKRVVYNGYITVNNKKYSIPYDASLKEVRIKWIQPDWFEVWDHERKLTEYTLNEDPNKKVIYRPEHIPKVKGAPEQGDLGLATSPHVQKAPTVETRSLEYYERFREEGFPYAVS
- a CDS encoding ATP-binding protein, coding for MQCLDQLQERCLQLGWKSIAHQLDTILEDASVNSISYADFLGSLLSYEESSKKESSWNRRVKKAGFSYVKTLSEFDFNAQPTVDERRIRDLLARSFYRDGTNLLFLGPPGVGNYRKK